Within Pygocentrus nattereri isolate fPygNat1 chromosome 17, fPygNat1.pri, whole genome shotgun sequence, the genomic segment tgtcccaacttctttggaacgtgttgcaggcatcaaattcaaaatgagtgaatatgtgcaaaaaacaataaagggttatctgtttgaacattaaatatcttgtctttgtagtatattcaagtgaatagaggttgaaaaggatttgcaaatcagcaaattctgtttttatttatgtgttacacaacatcccaaacttcattggaattggggttgtacattggacaaaataaacagaaaatgtgacaTATGATTTTAGGGTAAACTACTTAAGTTTTTTGCCTTTGGTGAAGTTCTACTATGTTTGCAttttagaaagtcaacaaaacatgcattttgaCCAGGTGTGTCCAAACACTTGCGTAAGACTGCATAACAAAAATGCCAGTTTACTCTGTCTAACTTACAGTAACATATTGTTCACATATTCTCATTATTTATCATAATTCTTCTATCCAATGTTGACCAGAAGGGTAATGTTTGCTTTTGAGTTTAGATTGATATATGGCTATATGAGCGATCTGCTTGATCTCTTCTTTTATAGAATGACCCTCCGTACTACTCAGTGGCAGTGCACACACAGCCCCCTCTCAACTTATATGGAGAGGTAATCTATGGAGTGAGTTATGGAGTTGTTCAGACCACTGTCCCAAACTACATCCCACAGAATCCCCTGCCAGTGGCAGCCCCAGTCATCACGCAGAACAGTTTCCGTAAGTACTAGAGACTTTCTATTTCCACAGACTCTGTGGACATCTCTTCAAAGTTGATCACACAAAACATCTCacttaattacattaattactcattaaaatacatttaattaacatttttttccattcaaatTGGAGTAACAGCCATATTAAACAACATATGTAGTGTAATAATGCAATAAATGTGCTTTGTcatgttttatatgaaaaattcATCAGCTTTACTAGAACCACTTACCTTACCTTATACTCACTcaagttttcattccaacaaaggaGGACAcctgtttgaagactgaaacTTAAACTAGTAGTATCAGGTGTTCTGTTTGATTGCACTGAAAACCTACAGCTGCAATGGCCCTTTGCAGATACGATTGTGATATAGAGAACTATAGGGCTCTGTCAGGGGTTCCAAAGCCAGGtctgcacaatttttatttttcactacatactgcaatggactggcaacctgtcctgGGTGTTTACCTTCTGCCTCTGAATGCTGGGCTAGGCTCCAGCCCCTTTGAGAAACTTTGAGAACCAAtctgacatttttttcttttaaacttaagctttaaatttttaaattgaAACAGTTCATTTAAGATGAGTATCTAAAAGTAGGCCCAAACTACACATATGCTCTACTACCCCATAGGAAGACAGAACTAACAACATGATAGGACACAATGTGAGTATGAAGTATTTCAGGCTAATTTTGTTACTGGTCTGGATTTATTTTTCCCCTTCTATATCCAATCCAAAGCATTTAGCTGAGTATCTAAAAGTAGGCCTGAACTACACAAATGCTCTGCTACCCCACGGAAAGTGGTGTATGTCTTCCTGTGGGGTAGCAGAGCATTATAAATCCTATCCAGCGTTTTCTACTGATACTTCCCTGGTATCAATACCTATTAATATCAGTATACCATTTCTACTGTATACTGTCTAAATGTACGCCAGGAAGGTGGACCTTCAATGTGGATGTACATTAACATCCCCCAAGagcatatgtgcatatatataatACAACAGGCTCTGCACAGCGGTATAACACAGTTGTCATTGACTCAGTATTAAATACCTTATGAACTCAGTGTCATACTACTTGACAAAGGCATGACAGTTGAGTTGACTCTCTCATGTTCATTTCTTGCAACCCTAGCACCGCCTAACAGTAAGAAGAAGGAGTGCTGTGCTCACAGTGTCCAGTGTTACTGTGGATCAGGGGCTACTGTTTTCTTGCTGGCCCTAATTGTAGTGGCCATCTGGCTAGGAGGTAGGTGACTCGTTtatctgtaaatgtttatattattttaatgtgaATTCATATAAACTCACATTTGTGTAATGTAAATCACAACCATAATAAACTATAAAGCAACTATGACTACAACAATTTTATctttatagcacattttactATACATCCTGTCACAAAGGTGAGCACATCCTCCTCTGGGTGGCACCAGGTAACAAAGTTATAGGCAAAAGACACAAAGATAAAAGATTCATAAGCAGTATTACACACGAAATATTGAGAATTGGTTATTTGGAGAAGTTAGAAATATGAATATGGTTTGTAGAAATATGAATAGTGAAGCTCCCAGAGCATCTGCTAAGCTATGTgaactctccgtctctctttGGCAGTACATTATGGCACCAGGTTGGCAACGACAGCTATAATCCAGAATGCTGGCGGCAGGGATCATAATGTTGAAGGTGCAAAGCAGTGGAGTATAACAGAAGCTGATTCCTGCTCCAACTTCACAGTGGAATGTGACGCTGTCCGAGACTGCCAGCAGGGCAGTGATGAGACCAACTGTGGTGAGTGAGTGCACATGCCCCAAATCGctaaaaaagacagaaagttgTAAACCTGCTCTCTCCTTCAAATTTAGGCAAGAATCAACTGTTGGCACAATGAAGAGTCACAGCTGAGATATCACACTATATTAGACTAATAGAATAAACGGCTATGCACTTAAAAGGCTTAATTGGACTCTAAGCattctttctcctcctttttACTGTGTGCCAGTGAGACTTGCTCAGGGTGGGATACTGCAGGTCAGGACTGCTCAGGATGGCCGGTTCCTCCCAGTGTGCTCTCAAGGGTGGGATCAGAGCTATGCTGACCAGACTTGTGGTCAACTGGGCTTCAGGCGGTAAAACCTGTTctatgactgtgtttacatgtacaaTGAACTAACTCCATACAAATGAACCTCTCATACAAATGctgtatatttattttgatcCATCAGGTCATTTGGCTCAAATACAGTGGAGAACCAGATGTCTACTATTCTAACTTTGCAAGCCAGAATATCTCCACTTATTCAAGGTCTTGTCACTGTCAGGTAGGGACATAAAAGAGGCCTTTTTTATTCTTGTTGCTCATAATATACCTGCTGATATTGTGTTGTTAAGTGGATATGCGGCCTGCTTTCACTAATTATCCAGTTCTGTCACTTTCATGTTGTAATTATACATCTGtctattgttatttttttattcttcagCACTTCCTGCCCAAATGAGAGAACAGTCACGCTTGAATGCATCGGTACATATTACTGTAtctaataattaaataatatcatttaaaacagtCTTTAATTATCACTCattaattcaaattcaattcaaatttcAATTAGCACTTCTTTTAGAAATACATCAACCAAAAATGTCATTGCTTCTAACAATGCATTAGTGCTAATATGGTGCCACTAGCCTTATGTAAATGGATGACATTATCCAATGAGATGCTTAGTGTCTTGCAGTCATTGTTAGCTGATTATGATTTTTTTGGATGAAGTGGTTCTTTAAGAAAGGATTCTTCTTTCATTAATTTAAGATGAATTAATAATTGTGTAACatattatcttttaaatgaatGCATTGTCTTGTGTAATGTTTTGTCTGATATTATGACATGCTCTATGCTACAGAGTGAACTAACCAGGGCATATTATAGAAATTATCTTATGGTCTTTCCCCTTTTTATTATAGACTGTGGAAAGCAACAGGTAACTTCGAGAATTATAGGGGGCAGAGTTGCACAGCTTGGCCGCTGGCCATGGCAGGTTAGCCTGCATTTCAATGGAATGCACATCTGTGGTGGAACCTTGATCTCTCAAGACTTTGTGGTGACAGCAGCTCACTGCTTCCCAGAGTCAGTACAACAGTAGTAGCATTGACATGATTATTCATACTACAGTAATAATGAATCAATGTAAAAGCAATGACACACAGTGACCACTTGACCTTTTGTTTTATCTTCTAGTTCGAATCCTTCATACATGGATGTCAGACGCTGGCATGTTTATACGGGCATGGTTTCTCAGAACAAACTTCAGAACCCCTACTTTGTGAAGAAAATCTTACTGCACAATCAGTATAACAAGAACACTGATGATTTTGACATTGCTCTCCTGAAACTCACTAGTCCTGCTGAACTGTCAAGTGAGTCTTTGACCCAGGGTTGAGATTCTTAAAGTCTGTTCTACATCTTCTGTCAAAAAGAttagtttttgtgtgtgtgtgtgtgtgtgtgtgtgtgtgtgtgtgtgtgtgtgtgtgctcatgcaCTAATTTCCAACTTTGGCATCCAGGCACTGTGAATCCAGCCTGTCTTCCTGCCTTTGAAAAGAACTTTCCTCAAGGAACAGAATGCTGGACATCTGGTTTCGGGGCAACAATAGAAGGAGCAGGTAGAGAATGATACAAGAGAGAAAATTATTATGCAGGAGAAGTTTGTAGTACAGCAATAGAACAAAACTAGGTAGTGACCAGGTAAGTATGAAGCACAGACTCTGATGTACTAcataattattttgggtaaaatgaTGATACCAAGATATTCCAACTCAAGTACAGCGCAATGACTAACAGGCTCTAGCTATTACAGTGATAAATTGCATGGTTAAATATGTCGTAAATATTTCAAGTAGCAAGGCTGTAAGTACAAACATGCATGAAAATTTCAATGACACCTTCAAGCAGAAAagtaaataggaaaaaaaaacaagtactAAGTTATGTGGCATAAAATCAAGGCATAAAATTCAAAGATAATTGCAAAAAGATAGATAGCAAATAGTAAGGACCCATAGAAAACTATAGAATCATTGTTTTCTCTTAAAGTCTagattttgtttgtatttataggTAATAGGCAGGTGCATACCATGTATGATAGAATTACCCAGTACATTTTACCCAAaatatttgcacagtactgtgaagCACCAGATACTTACAcagttaatacctagaacctaTTGGGCATTTAAGTGTAAATTAGTTACGTTACCCAA encodes:
- the tmprss13a gene encoding transmembrane protease serine 13a, with product MAQYDPNDPPYYSVAVHTQPPLNLYGEVIYGVSYGVVQTTVPNYIPQNPLPVAAPVITQNSFPPPNSKKKECCAHSVQCYCGSGATVFLLALIVVAIWLGVHYGTRLATTAIIQNAGGRDHNVEGAKQWSITEADSCSNFTVECDAVRDCQQGSDETNCVRLAQGGILQVRTAQDGRFLPVCSQGWDQSYADQTCGQLGFRRSFGSNTVENQMSTILTLQARISPLIQGLVTVSTSCPNERTVTLECIDCGKQQVTSRIIGGRVAQLGRWPWQVSLHFNGMHICGGTLISQDFVVTAAHCFPDSNPSYMDVRRWHVYTGMVSQNKLQNPYFVKKILLHNQYNKNTDDFDIALLKLTSPAELSSTVNPACLPAFEKNFPQGTECWTSGFGATIEGADIGSVDLMGVAVSIIDVWVCNSSDVYRGRISMNMMCAGDMQGGRDSCQGDSGGPLVCQDSDQRWYLAGVTSWGAGCGRRQRPGVYSKVTSLLPWIQSKMQKERP